Proteins encoded by one window of Modestobacter marinus:
- a CDS encoding NAD-dependent epimerase/dehydratase family protein produces the protein MARHVVVGKGPVGSTTARLLAEQGHEVLVLSRSGGTSTDRVEHRAVDAADAEALTRAVGRADLLYNAVNPPDYTTWSRDWPPLAAALLTAAERSGAGLVVMGNLYGYGRPSGPLTPQSPLAATDEKGRLRAQLWTDALAAHQAGRLRVTEARASDFVGPGIPPAQSHLVRQLETLRRGRRAWVVGDPDVRHSWTHVPDAAATLIALGADDRSWGRAWHVPSPAPRSQRQALTDLARAMGAPPARVSGIPWPVLRAAGLAVPLMREVGAIRHQWDQEFVLDASETTAVFGLAATPWDDVVRSTVAAVQPGTSAGSGSSAEAGTGRLKK, from the coding sequence ATGGCGCGTCACGTGGTGGTCGGCAAGGGCCCGGTGGGGTCGACGACGGCGCGGCTGCTGGCCGAGCAGGGGCACGAGGTGCTCGTGCTCTCCCGTAGCGGCGGCACGAGCACCGACCGGGTGGAGCACCGGGCCGTCGACGCGGCCGACGCCGAGGCGCTGACCCGCGCCGTCGGCCGGGCCGACCTGCTCTACAACGCGGTCAACCCCCCGGACTACACCACCTGGAGCCGCGACTGGCCGCCGCTGGCGGCGGCTCTGCTCACCGCGGCCGAGCGTTCCGGCGCCGGGCTCGTGGTCATGGGCAACCTCTACGGCTACGGCCGCCCGTCGGGCCCCCTGACGCCGCAGAGCCCCCTGGCCGCCACGGACGAGAAGGGGCGGCTGCGCGCGCAGCTGTGGACCGACGCGCTCGCCGCGCACCAGGCCGGTCGGCTCCGGGTCACCGAGGCCCGCGCCTCGGACTTCGTCGGCCCGGGCATCCCGCCCGCCCAGTCGCACCTGGTCCGCCAGCTGGAGACCCTGCGGCGCGGCCGGCGGGCCTGGGTGGTCGGTGACCCCGACGTCCGGCACAGCTGGACCCACGTGCCCGACGCCGCGGCCACGCTGATCGCGCTGGGCGCCGACGACCGGTCCTGGGGCCGGGCCTGGCACGTGCCCAGCCCGGCGCCCCGCTCGCAGCGGCAGGCGCTGACCGACCTGGCCCGGGCGATGGGCGCACCGCCGGCCAGGGTCAGCGGCATCCCCTGGCCGGTGCTGCGGGCTGCCGGGCTCGCCGTCCCGCTGATGCGCGAGGTCGGGGCGATCCGGCACCAGTGGGACCAGGAGTTCGTCCTGGACGCGTCCGAGACCACCGCGGTGTTCGGGCTGGCCGCGACGCCGTGGGACGACGTCGTCCGCAGCACCGTCGCGGCGGTTCAGCCGGGGACGTCGGCCGGCTCGGGGAGCAGCGCGGAGGCCGGGACCGGCCGGCTGAAGAAGTAG
- a CDS encoding sulfurtransferase produces the protein MSRSDVLVTADWAQEHLGDPGIVFVEVDEDTSAYDGGHLEGAVKLDWKTDLQDPLRRDFVGREAFEALLSSRGIGNDDTVVLYGGNNNWFAAYAYWYFTLYGHGDVKLIDGGRKKWELDGRPLSKDVVERPATTYRASEPDLSIRAFRDEVVASIGSKNIIDVRSPDEFSGKILAPAHLPQEQAQKAGHVPTAMNIPWSKAANEDGTFKSDEDLAKLYAEQGYDESKPTIAYCRIGERSSHTWFVLRELLGKSDVKNYDGSWVEYGSLVGVPIEK, from the coding sequence ATGAGCCGTAGCGACGTGCTCGTCACCGCCGACTGGGCCCAGGAGCACCTGGGCGACCCCGGGATCGTCTTCGTCGAGGTCGACGAGGACACCAGCGCCTACGACGGCGGCCACCTCGAGGGTGCCGTCAAGCTGGACTGGAAGACCGACCTGCAGGACCCGCTGCGCCGCGACTTCGTCGGCCGCGAGGCGTTCGAGGCGCTGCTCTCCTCGCGCGGCATCGGCAACGACGACACCGTGGTGCTCTACGGCGGCAACAACAACTGGTTCGCCGCCTACGCCTACTGGTACTTCACGCTCTACGGGCACGGTGACGTGAAGCTGATCGACGGTGGCCGCAAGAAGTGGGAGCTCGACGGTCGCCCGCTGTCCAAGGACGTCGTGGAGCGCCCGGCCACCACCTACCGCGCCAGCGAGCCGGACCTGTCGATCCGCGCCTTCCGGGACGAGGTCGTGGCCTCCATCGGCAGCAAGAACATCATCGACGTGCGCTCGCCCGACGAGTTCTCCGGCAAGATCCTCGCCCCCGCGCACCTGCCGCAGGAGCAGGCGCAGAAGGCCGGGCACGTGCCCACGGCGATGAACATCCCGTGGAGCAAGGCGGCCAACGAGGACGGCACCTTCAAGAGCGACGAGGACCTGGCCAAGCTCTACGCCGAGCAGGGCTACGACGAGAGCAAGCCGACCATCGCCTACTGCCGCATCGGCGAGCGCTCCAGCCACACCTGGTTCGTGCTGCGCGAGCTGCTCGGCAAGTCCGACGTCAAGAACTACGACGGCTCCTGGGTCGAGTACGGCTCGCTGGTCGGCGTCCCGATCGAGAAGTGA
- a CDS encoding DUF1416 domain-containing protein: protein MCGAPKQGGSLAGVDLSTQTVIQGSVWHDGAPVAGAYVRLLDATDEFTAEVVTSPEGEFRFFAAPGRWTLRTLAPVGRAERPVDAEVGLNETTLAID from the coding sequence ATGTGCGGAGCCCCGAAGCAGGGCGGCAGCCTGGCCGGTGTCGACCTGAGCACCCAGACCGTCATCCAGGGATCGGTGTGGCACGACGGCGCACCGGTCGCCGGCGCGTACGTGCGGCTGCTGGACGCCACCGACGAGTTCACCGCCGAGGTGGTGACCAGCCCGGAGGGTGAGTTCCGGTTCTTCGCCGCACCGGGGCGCTGGACGCTGCGCACCCTGGCGCCGGTCGGCCGGGCCGAGCGCCCGGTCGACGCCGAGGTCGGGCTGAACGAGACGACCCTCGCGATCGACTGA
- a CDS encoding TetR/AcrR family transcriptional regulator, whose product MPPTTARERARAELTAEITDLAREQLATVGAAGLSLRAVARELGMASSAVYRYFPSRDELLTRLIIDGYDSLGEAAERADDPTAAPMTRWLAVCRAVRRWALAHPHEYALLYGSPVPGYRAPQDTVPAAVRVGAVLGRVLGDAARAGLLPPATGRSTGTVHPDVAPVLGGDHPALDDAVRARALLAWSSLFGAVSFELFGHLVGSVADADAFFDDAMRDLAGLVGLPDS is encoded by the coding sequence GTGCCGCCCACCACCGCCCGCGAGCGCGCCCGCGCCGAGCTCACCGCGGAGATCACCGACCTCGCCCGGGAGCAGCTGGCCACCGTGGGCGCCGCCGGGCTCTCGCTCCGGGCCGTCGCCCGGGAGCTGGGCATGGCCTCCTCCGCCGTGTACCGCTACTTCCCCAGCCGCGACGAGCTGCTCACCCGGCTGATCATCGACGGGTACGACTCCCTGGGTGAGGCGGCCGAACGGGCTGACGACCCCACCGCTGCGCCGATGACGCGGTGGCTCGCGGTCTGCCGGGCGGTGCGCCGCTGGGCCCTGGCCCACCCGCACGAGTACGCGCTGCTCTACGGCTCGCCGGTGCCCGGCTACCGGGCTCCCCAGGACACCGTCCCGGCGGCCGTCCGGGTCGGCGCGGTGCTGGGCCGGGTGCTCGGGGACGCCGCCCGGGCCGGTCTGTTGCCGCCCGCGACGGGCCGGTCGACCGGCACGGTCCACCCGGACGTCGCACCGGTGCTGGGCGGGGACCACCCGGCGCTGGACGACGCCGTGCGCGCCCGGGCGCTGCTGGCCTGGAGCTCGCTGTTCGGCGCGGTGAGCTTCGAGCTGTTCGGTCACCTCGTCGGCTCGGTCGCCGACGCCGACGCCTTCTTCGACGACGCCATGCGCGACCTCGCCGGGCTCGTCGGCCTGCCGGACAGCTGA
- a CDS encoding putative bifunctional diguanylate cyclase/phosphodiesterase, with product MRDYAELWQHAPGGHLLLDDDGLVTAVNATFTDWTGHIAADLLGTPFARLLPIGDRVLYTTHSLPQLMVSGRIAEASVQVLGPDGARHPALLSATRADGPEGPETQIVLVDAQQRRRYEEELLAARRRAEESEARITEAEAELTELVHHDALTGLLNRPGLLRALRGRLGEARTDRGDGAVPTVLFVDLDGFKTVNDALGHASGDELLQVVARRIRCASRAGADVARFAGDEFVVLDDVAPSGAARVAERLIDLLAEPVVLQGVEVVVTASVGVCSAEVPVAEADAAGLPELLLRRADHAMYRAKAQGSGHWTAHRPGDSDPGADRLLLLEQLRSGIREGELRVHYQPRQHLPTGQLSGVEALVRWQHPTRGLLQPAAFIDAAEQSGIIRELGAWVLTEAVEQAVRWDAAGGPAGLQTAVNLSARQLADPDLVPLVARTLARAGLPASRLVLEITETALMTDPDAALASLQALKALGVLLAVDDFGTGFSSFTYLKRFPVDELKIDRSFVTGMTTDAGDHAIVASCVHLAHAMGLVAVAEGVETAAERDALRALGADQAQGYFFSRPVPASALLPEPADVPG from the coding sequence ATGCGCGACTACGCCGAGCTCTGGCAGCACGCCCCCGGCGGGCACCTGCTGCTCGACGACGACGGCCTGGTCACCGCGGTCAACGCGACCTTCACCGACTGGACCGGGCACATCGCCGCGGACCTGCTGGGCACCCCGTTCGCGAGACTGCTGCCCATCGGCGACCGGGTGCTCTACACGACGCACTCCCTCCCCCAGCTGATGGTCAGCGGCCGGATCGCCGAGGCCTCCGTCCAGGTCCTGGGACCCGACGGGGCGCGGCACCCGGCCCTGCTCAGCGCCACCCGCGCCGACGGGCCGGAGGGGCCGGAGACGCAGATCGTGCTGGTCGACGCCCAGCAGCGCCGCCGGTACGAGGAGGAGCTGCTGGCCGCGCGCCGGCGGGCCGAGGAGTCCGAGGCCCGGATCACCGAGGCCGAGGCCGAGCTCACCGAACTGGTCCACCACGACGCGCTCACCGGGCTGCTCAACCGCCCCGGGCTGCTCCGGGCCCTGCGCGGCCGGCTCGGTGAGGCCCGCACCGACCGGGGGGACGGCGCGGTGCCGACCGTGCTGTTCGTCGACCTCGACGGCTTCAAGACGGTCAACGACGCCCTCGGGCACGCAAGCGGTGACGAGCTGCTGCAGGTGGTCGCGCGCCGCATCCGCTGCGCCTCCCGCGCCGGCGCGGACGTCGCGCGCTTCGCCGGCGACGAGTTCGTCGTCCTCGACGACGTCGCCCCCTCCGGCGCGGCCCGGGTCGCCGAGCGGTTGATCGACCTGCTCGCCGAGCCGGTGGTGCTGCAGGGCGTGGAGGTCGTCGTCACCGCGAGCGTCGGGGTCTGCTCCGCCGAGGTGCCGGTGGCCGAGGCGGATGCGGCCGGGCTCCCCGAGCTGCTGCTGCGCCGGGCCGACCACGCCATGTACCGGGCGAAGGCCCAGGGCAGCGGGCACTGGACCGCCCACCGCCCCGGGGACAGCGACCCCGGCGCCGACCGGCTCCTGCTGCTGGAGCAGCTGCGCAGCGGCATCCGCGAGGGCGAGCTGCGGGTGCACTACCAGCCCCGGCAGCACCTGCCGACCGGGCAGCTGAGCGGCGTCGAGGCGCTGGTCCGCTGGCAGCACCCGACCCGGGGACTGCTCCAGCCCGCCGCGTTCATCGACGCCGCGGAGCAGTCCGGGATCATCCGGGAGCTGGGTGCCTGGGTGCTGACCGAGGCCGTCGAGCAGGCCGTCCGCTGGGACGCGGCCGGCGGACCGGCGGGCCTGCAGACGGCGGTCAACCTCTCCGCCCGTCAGCTCGCCGACCCCGACCTCGTGCCCCTGGTGGCCCGCACCCTGGCCCGCGCCGGGCTGCCGGCGTCCCGACTGGTCCTGGAGATCACCGAGACGGCGCTGATGACCGACCCGGACGCCGCCCTCGCCTCGCTCCAGGCGCTCAAGGCGCTGGGTGTCCTGCTGGCCGTGGACGACTTCGGCACCGGCTTCTCCAGCTTCACCTACCTCAAGCGGTTCCCGGTCGACGAGCTGAAGATCGACCGGTCCTTCGTCACCGGGATGACCACCGACGCCGGCGACCACGCGATCGTCGCCAGCTGCGTGCACCTCGCCCACGCGATGGGCCTGGTCGCCGTCGCGGAGGGTGTGGAGACCGCCGCCGAGCGCGACGCCCTCCGCGCACTGGGCGCCGACCAGGCCCAGGGCTACTTCTTCAGCCGGCCGGTCCCGGCCTCCGCGCTGCTCCCCGAGCCGGCCGACGTCCCCGGCTGA
- a CDS encoding DUF885 domain-containing protein, translating to MTQPATTPRQVADRYVDAVCDLDPIVATQLGTRPGDDRLPDTSPTGLAAEAELIRTTLAELDAVLAADPSLDDDPVERRCARLLRERLTAALDLHEAGEDLRAVSNLFSPVHSIRQVFSMMPTRTPEDWAVLARRLARVPAAYRGYRESLSAGAARGLFAAPRQVHTVVGQLDEWLSGPYFAGLVAAGPDELRAELDAAAAAADGAVAAVRDFLRDTYAPQAEGTPDAVGRERYARFARSWNGSDLGAGRGLEEAYAWGWAEHQRILAEQRTEAERALPGATPMEAMRWLSEHGEAVEGVEPVRLRLQAMMDTAIEALDGVHFDIAGPVRQVEAMIAPPGSAAAPYYTRPTQDFSRPGRTWLPTLGRERFPLWDLVSTWYHEGVPGHHLQLAQWAYVSGDLSSYQTSLGSVGANVEGWALYAERLMDELGFLTDPGARLGYLDAQQMRAVRVVVDIGMHLELPIPDDAEGAVAAHRGEPWTPELARAFFGENCGRDADFLDSELVRYLGMPGQAISYKLGERAWLAGRAAAQQARGADFDLKAWHMAALSQGSLGLDDLAAELAQL from the coding sequence GTGACGCAGCCCGCCACCACCCCCCGTCAGGTCGCCGACCGCTACGTCGACGCGGTCTGTGACCTGGACCCGATCGTCGCCACCCAGCTGGGCACCCGCCCCGGGGACGACCGGCTGCCCGACACCAGCCCGACCGGGCTGGCCGCCGAGGCCGAGCTGATCCGGACCACGCTCGCCGAGCTGGACGCGGTGCTGGCCGCGGACCCGTCGCTGGACGACGACCCGGTGGAGCGCCGCTGCGCGCGGCTGCTGCGGGAGCGGCTCACGGCTGCGCTGGACCTGCACGAGGCCGGCGAGGACCTGCGGGCGGTGTCCAACCTGTTCTCCCCGGTCCACTCCATCCGGCAGGTCTTCTCGATGATGCCGACCCGGACGCCGGAGGACTGGGCGGTGCTGGCCCGCCGGCTCGCCCGGGTCCCGGCGGCCTACCGCGGCTACCGCGAGTCGCTGAGCGCCGGGGCCGCGCGGGGCCTGTTCGCCGCGCCCCGCCAGGTGCACACCGTCGTCGGGCAGCTCGACGAGTGGCTGTCCGGCCCCTACTTCGCCGGCCTGGTCGCCGCCGGCCCCGACGAGCTGCGCGCCGAGCTGGACGCCGCCGCCGCGGCTGCCGACGGCGCCGTCGCCGCCGTCCGTGACTTCCTCCGGGACACCTACGCCCCGCAGGCCGAGGGCACCCCGGACGCGGTGGGCCGCGAGCGGTACGCCCGGTTCGCCCGGTCGTGGAACGGCTCGGACCTCGGCGCGGGCCGCGGCCTGGAGGAGGCCTACGCCTGGGGCTGGGCCGAGCACCAGCGGATCCTGGCCGAGCAACGCACCGAGGCGGAGAGGGCGCTCCCCGGGGCGACGCCCATGGAGGCGATGCGCTGGCTGAGCGAGCACGGCGAGGCCGTCGAGGGCGTGGAGCCGGTCCGGCTGCGGCTGCAGGCGATGATGGACACCGCGATCGAGGCCCTCGACGGGGTGCACTTCGACATCGCCGGCCCGGTGCGCCAGGTCGAGGCGATGATCGCCCCGCCGGGCAGCGCAGCGGCGCCGTACTACACCCGGCCCACCCAGGACTTCTCCCGGCCCGGGCGCACCTGGCTGCCGACGCTGGGCCGGGAGCGCTTCCCGCTGTGGGACCTGGTCTCGACCTGGTACCACGAGGGCGTCCCCGGTCACCACCTGCAGCTGGCGCAGTGGGCGTACGTCTCCGGCGACCTGTCCTCCTACCAGACCTCGCTGGGGTCGGTCGGTGCCAACGTCGAGGGCTGGGCGCTCTACGCCGAGCGGCTGATGGACGAGCTGGGTTTCCTGACCGACCCGGGTGCGCGGCTGGGCTACCTGGACGCGCAGCAGATGCGCGCCGTGCGGGTGGTCGTCGACATCGGAATGCACCTGGAGCTGCCGATCCCCGACGACGCCGAGGGCGCGGTCGCCGCGCACCGCGGCGAGCCGTGGACGCCGGAGCTGGCGCGCGCCTTCTTCGGGGAGAACTGCGGCCGGGACGCCGACTTCCTGGACAGCGAGCTGGTCCGCTACCTGGGCATGCCCGGGCAGGCGATCAGCTACAAGCTGGGGGAGCGGGCCTGGCTGGCCGGCCGGGCGGCCGCCCAGCAGGCGCGGGGCGCCGACTTCGACCTGAAGGCATGGCACATGGCCGCCCTCTCCCAGGGCAGCCTCGGCCTCGACGACCTGGCCGCCGAACTCGCCCAGCTCTAG
- a CDS encoding alpha/beta fold hydrolase → MSMEVAMGPTDVLTGPVAQRLHVTSTGDPDGPVLLLAHGFGCDQGMWDGVLPHLRADHRVVRHDLMGYGRSDVAAYDPVRYATLDGHADDMLAICAELDLHDVTLVAHSVSTMMALLAAVREPGRFRQLVLVAASPYFLQDPAAGYDGGFSTADMAEVAGALDSNYFTWAEAMAPVIMGTPDDPEHGDRLTASFCRVDPDIARQLLGTMFATDFRPLLPQVATPTVILQSRADAMVPPSVGDHLHTHLAGSTLVQLEAIGHCPHISAPEETAAAIRAHLLPR, encoded by the coding sequence ATGTCGATGGAGGTGGCCATGGGGCCGACCGATGTCCTGACCGGACCGGTGGCGCAGCGGCTGCACGTGACCAGCACGGGCGACCCGGACGGGCCGGTCCTGCTGCTGGCGCACGGTTTCGGCTGCGACCAGGGGATGTGGGACGGCGTCCTGCCGCACCTGCGCGCGGACCACCGGGTCGTCCGCCACGACCTGATGGGGTACGGCCGGTCCGACGTCGCGGCCTACGACCCGGTCCGCTACGCCACGCTGGACGGGCACGCCGACGACATGCTCGCCATCTGCGCCGAGCTGGACCTGCACGACGTCACGCTCGTCGCGCACAGCGTCAGCACGATGATGGCGCTGCTGGCCGCGGTGCGAGAGCCCGGGCGCTTCCGGCAGCTCGTGCTGGTGGCGGCGTCCCCCTACTTCCTGCAGGACCCGGCTGCCGGTTACGACGGCGGCTTCTCCACCGCCGACATGGCCGAGGTGGCCGGCGCGCTGGACAGCAACTACTTCACCTGGGCCGAGGCGATGGCCCCGGTGATCATGGGCACCCCGGACGACCCGGAGCACGGCGACCGGCTCACCGCGAGCTTCTGCCGGGTCGACCCCGACATCGCCCGACAACTGCTCGGGACCATGTTCGCCACCGACTTCCGCCCCCTGCTGCCCCAGGTCGCCACACCCACGGTCATCCTGCAGAGCCGGGCCGACGCGATGGTGCCGCCGTCGGTGGGCGACCACCTGCACACCCACCTCGCCGGCTCCACGCTGGTGCAGCTGGAGGCCATCGGGCACTGCCCGCACATCAGCGCACCCGAGGAGACGGCCGCGGCCATCCGCGCCCACCTCCTCCCCCGGTGA
- a CDS encoding FABP family protein, which yields MSAPVPPGLPNGPVAGPTELPVPDTVDVREGPEVAHELLSVLPLLGEWHGEGQAAGTEGDHRFGQWVRFAHDGRGFLSYESRTWRLTDDGQVAGPDQRESGFWRPRGEEEVELLVSSPAGLVEIYVGTARTTTSWELDSDVLARTPDHPDTSRAKRLYGIVDGALLYAVDRAAGDEPLRPTMSARLERIR from the coding sequence ATGAGCGCCCCCGTCCCGCCCGGCCTCCCGAACGGGCCGGTCGCCGGCCCGACCGAGCTGCCGGTGCCCGACACCGTCGACGTCCGCGAGGGGCCCGAGGTGGCCCACGAGCTGCTGTCGGTGCTGCCGCTGCTCGGCGAGTGGCACGGGGAGGGGCAGGCCGCCGGCACCGAGGGCGACCACCGCTTCGGGCAGTGGGTCCGCTTCGCCCACGACGGGCGCGGCTTCCTCAGCTACGAGTCGCGCACGTGGCGGCTCACCGACGACGGCCAGGTCGCCGGCCCGGACCAGCGGGAGTCCGGCTTCTGGCGGCCCCGCGGCGAGGAGGAGGTGGAGCTGCTGGTCAGCTCGCCGGCCGGCCTCGTCGAGATCTACGTCGGCACGGCCCGGACGACGACCAGCTGGGAGCTGGACAGCGACGTCCTGGCCCGCACCCCCGACCACCCCGACACCAGCCGGGCCAAGCGGCTGTACGGCATCGTCGACGGCGCCCTGCTCTACGCCGTCGACCGGGCGGCGGGCGACGAGCCCCTGCGCCCCACCATGTCCGCCCGCCTGGAGAGGATCCGCTGA